The Eurosta solidaginis isolate ZX-2024a chromosome 4, ASM4086904v1, whole genome shotgun sequence genome includes a window with the following:
- the MICAL-like gene encoding F-actin-monooxygenase MICAL3 isoform X1 produces MGERRGTKALELWCRRMTEGYPGVKIDNMTTSWRDGLAFCAMIHHFRPDLIEFDKLNKSDVYYNNELAFTTAEKYLGIPALLDADDMATYEVPDRLSILTYLSQFYQVFAAQDSPNRLKRPSPTASAEKTQITKATGPPPKMAHVVGVPKRDPCQKCQLPVFLAERLLIGKKVYHRTCLKCARCGFQLTPGSFYETEIDGEYCCETCPDEEVNNADTGELAAGGVELRRSKEEQASTSSHLAPALPKNTRSSIAERLAFFEQTKNGTDASSIRDAVTSNRILLQKSVSDEEKSKSLQRMEASTTSGYKINTALSNFLNDAIDGEEGEESLSTTTAADSKSGTDRQMETSDTENDSATDASLEDVPPELPKTQPPIEVEAEEVEAPLGNSIDKEKVTKSFKATAKMQLMPAESAAMKEAAAGSSVTSIEKRKAELQLNLGTTAITATIAEKHFKQQADNSNNNDQQQNICKIVPTTNSTEQKTQTSLATTAAITLDLSEPNSNEDFTKDQIATTNVIDATTAHAHTQAKPKTTEVEKLEKLRADFQELDTESGTENMNTSSIERPVEMRKKSLESLEDVTTTERLSVVRARLQQFEVIANQHNNNANGEEKSIEKDGGHNDNHTTNNIVINKLSEGGVDEVVSTNININETKLLNTDHEVNVKIGNEETLTPPSTPTHKQIESNGSESVTKKVNLEDEAKLRAMEFEKADPIETCMNEVPLDVETGKDNNIKLETTAVTVKPILEAPKIELSQVEMVEDREVGATEKNVELNINSKQTDSTQVVKITITPSKINPDEYPEDLNPFKSDDEEEQASDMNKENQETTQVEMRIPQPRASSTSVAAKSIQSLNPFDSSDDEVELEKSSRASTAASTPSSGKIPPPRPPPPRISRNPFGEEMEEKALNFSRGSSVSSSLTKKTPVPTPRTNISQSQNPTPEPTPRLGTKTTTQQSNSLYILQNSSDYYGSVNSLSSNTPQSLQRSTEIRGSNNSLTSSAGGTIRSRKTRKAPAPPTPLAKELFPAARTATPPPTTNVDRQTDSSKASTPSSSTVSTPKSGRKKRRAPAPPKPARLDPSLVPTEEPQQQLNTNVTPPKNSLNYPLQSEKSDSKLSDEEKALLEGNQLSVDSFRLTCAASATAASRRSSRRLIPLDASLLEDDQDTKLGDEMENGGDGKCDDAKQKQQQQLHFSEQKEENVVYRRVIVPPSMTPTRETNPLLDSLHDRQLEKLKDNKEAQNRNRQSQISASSGTEDCDIVSSPYNKSAHGKWKRRKGPAPALPIPPRKVLQMLPLQEIRHELEIIEVQQQGLEKQGVILEKMIRDRCEGQNGEMLGATTAGEASDGKKSVASGTEPVQNSKEVEDLILQLFELVNEKNELFRRQAELMYLRRQHRLEQEQADLEYEIRVLMAQPERNKTDSDKAREEALIARLVEVVQLRNEVVECLEMDRLREAEEDLSIKQRLELHTAQREEDTDSRKITAKLSKKEKKKQKESKKLSKSKKIDADKDADESELNNEKQKLKKKKKKFLF; encoded by the exons ATGGCCCATGTTGTCGGCGTACCTAAGCGGGATCCGTGCCAAAAATGCCAGCTGCCCGTCTTTCTGGCCGAACGCCTATTGATAGGTAAGAAAGTTTATCATCGCACTTGCTTAAAATGTGCGCGTTGTGGTTTTCAACTCACACCAGGTAGCTTCTATGAGACCGAGATCGATGGCGAATACTGCTGTGAAACATGCCCCGACGAAGAGGTGAATAACGCCGATACAGGCGAATTAGCAGCAGGTGGTGTGGAATTACGACGTTCAAAAGAAGAGCAAGCGTCCACCAGCAGCCATCTTGCCCCGGCGCTGCCAAAGAATACGCGCAGCTCCATAGCCGAAAGGTTGGCATTTTTCGAACAAACCAAAAATGGTACTGATGCCAGCAGCATAAGAGATGCAGTCACGAGTAATAGAATTTTATTGCAAAAGAGTGTCTCTGATGAAGAGAAAAGCAAAAGTCTTCAACGCATGGAAGCGTCTACAACTTCGGGGTACAAAATTAACACCGCATTAAGTAATTTTCTCAATGATGCCATTGATGGTGAAGAGGGTGAAGAAAGTTTGTCGACGACAACAGCAGCAGACAGTAAATCGGGCACAGACAGACAAATGGAGACATCAGATACAGAAAATGATAGCGCAACGGATGCAAGTCTGGAGGATGTGCCACCTGAGTTACCCAAAACACAGCCACCAATTGAAGTGGAAGCGGAGGAGGTGGAAGCGCCGCTAGGAAATAGCATTGATAAGGAGAAAGTAACTAAGAGTTTTAAAGCTACTGCGAAAATGCAATTGATGCCTGCTGAGTCTGCCGCAATGAAAGAAGCAGCAGCAGGTAGTTCAGTGACCTCAATTGAAAAAAGGAAAGCGGAGCTGCAGTTAAACTTAGGTACGACAGCTATCACAGCGACAATCGCAGAAAAGCACTTTAAACAACAAGCCGATAATTCAAATAACAATGATCAACAGCAGAACATCTGTAAAATTGTACCAACAACAAACTCAACAGAGCAAAAAACGCAAACCAGCCTAGCAACGACGGCAGCAATCACTTTAGATTTAAGTGAACCTAATTCTAACGAAGATTTTACCAAAGATCAAATTGCAACTACGAACGTAATTGATGCAACAACAGCACATGCGCACACACAGGCCAAACCGAAGACCACCGAGGTCGAGAAACTCGAAAAGCTGCGTGCCGATTTCCAAGAGTTGGATACTGAGAGTGGTACCGAAAATATGAATACTTCGTCCATAGAGAGGCCTGTTGAAATGCGCAAAAAGTCACTGGAGTCGTTGGAGGATGTGACCACCACAGAACGACTCAGTGTGGTGCGTGCGCGTCTGCAACAATTCGAAGTAATTGCTAATCAACATAATAATAATGCTAACGGAGAAGAGAAGAGCATCGAAAAAGATGGAGGACATAATGATAATCATACAACTAATAATATTGTTATTAATAAGTTAAGTGAAGGAGGTGTTGATGAAGTTGTTAGTACTAACATTAACATTAATGAAACAAAATTATTGAATACTGATCATGAAGTGAACGTAAAAATAGGCAATGAAGAAACTTTAACGCCACCAAGCACACCAACTCATAAACAAATTGAATCCAATGGAAGCGAAAGTGTAACTAAAAAAGTAAATCTGGAAGATGAAGCAAAACTACGGGCAATGGAATTTGAGAAGGCTGATCCAATTGAAACTTGTATGAACGAAGTGCCTTTAGATGTGGAAACAGGAAAAGACAATAATATAAAATTAGAAACTACGGCGGTAACAGTAAAACCAATACTGGAAGCGCCGAAAATTGAATTAAGTCAAGTGGAAATGGTAGAAGACAGAGAGGTTGGGGCAACTGAAAAGAACGTTGAGCTTAACATAAATTCAAAACAAACCGATAGTACGCAAGTTGTTAAAATCACAATTACGCCGAGTAAAATCAATCCTGATGAATATCCTGAAGACTTAAATCCATTCAAATCAGATGATGAAGAGGAGCAGGCGTCAGACATGAATAAGGAAAATCAAGAAACTACACAAGTCGAAATGAGAATCCCACAACCGCGTGCGAGTAGTACATCGGTCGCCGCAAAATCTATACAAAGTCTCAATCCATTCGACAGTTCAGATGATGAAGTCGAGCTAGAGAAGTCATCACGCGCCTCAACAGCAGCATCTACACCATCTAGTGGCAAAATACCACCACCACGTCCACCACCACCGCGCATATCGCGTAATCCATTTGGtgaggaaatggaagaaaaagcgTTGAACTTTTCACGTGGCTCTAGTGTCTCATCGTCGTTGACAAAGAAGACGCCAGTGCCTACGCCACgtacaaatat ATCGCAATCACAAAATCCTACACCGGAACCCACGCCTCGTCTCGGCACTAAAACCACAACACAACAATCCAACTCACTATACATTCTACAAAATTCCAGCGATTACTACGGCAGCGTCAATTCTCTTAGCAGCAATACACCACAGAGCTTGCAACGCAGCACAGAAATACGTGGCTCAAACAACTCATTGACTTCCTCAGCTGGAGGTACAATACGTTCACGTAAAACACGAAAAGCGCCAGCACCACCCACACCACTGGCCAAAGAGTTATTCCCTGCAGCACGAACAGCCACACCACCTCCCACTACAAACGTGGATCGGCAAACTGACAGCTCCAAAGCATCTACACCCAGTTCGAGTACTGTAAGCACACCCAAATCGGGGCGTAAAAAACGACGCGCACCAGCGCCACCAAAACCAGCACGTCTCGATCCCAGCTTAGTACCAACGGAAGAACCGCAACAGCAACTAAACACGAATGTTACACCTCCAAAAAACTCGCTTAATTACCCTCTGCAAAGTGAAAAATCTGATTCGAAACTATCTGATGAAGAAAAAGCTTTGTTGGAGGGTAACCAGTTATCAGTCGACAGCTTCAGATTAACATGCGCGGCAAGTGCAACAGCGGCGAGTCGACGTAGCTCACGCCGCCTTATACCGCTTGATGCTAGCTTGCTAGAGGACGATCAGGATACTAAACTTGGCGATGAAATGGAAAATGGCGGTGATGGCAAATGTGATGATgccaaacaaaaacagcaacaacagctGCACTTTAGCGAACAGAAAGAAGAAAATGTTGTATATCGACGTGTAATTGTGCCACCCAGTATGACACCGACGCGCGAAACGAATCCGTTGCTCGATAGTTTACACGATCGTCAACTTGAAAAGTTGAAAGATAATAAAGAGGCGCAAAATCGTAATCGTCAATCACAAATATCAGCATCATCAGGTACTGAAGATTGCGACATCGTCTCGTCGCCATACAATAAATCAGCGCATGGCAAATGGAAGCGTCGCAAAGGGCCAGCACCAGCGTTACCTATACCGCCGCGTAAAGTGTTACAAATGTTGCCATTACAAGAAATACGCCATGAATTGGAAATTATTGAAGTACAACAGCAGGGCCTCGAAAAGCAAGGTGTCATATTGGAAAAAATGATACGTGATCGTTGCGAGGGACAAAATGGCGAGATGTTGGGTGCAACTACAGCAGGGGAGGCATCGGATGGCAAGAAATCCGTAGCTAGTGGCACGGAGCCGGTACAGAACTCCAAAGAGGTGGAAGATCTCATTTTGCAATTATTTGAGCTGGTCAACGAGAAGAATGAACTGTTTCGACGTCAAGCCGAGCTTATGTATCT ACGTCGCCAGCATCGTTTGGAACAAGAGCAGGCAGATTTGGAATACGAAATACGGGTACTAATGGCGCAACCCGAACGCAATAAAACCGACTCCGATAAGGCGCGTGAAGAAGCACTTATAGCACGGCTTGTTGAAGTTGTACAGTTACGGAATGAGGTCGTGGAATGTCTGGAAATGGATCGACTGCGCGAAGCCGAAGAAGATTTG agcATCAAACAACGTTTGGAATTGCATACTGCACAACGTGAAGAAGATACTGATTCCCGCAAAATTAcagctaagctttcaaaaaaagagaaaaagaaacaaaaggaGTCGAAAAAGTTgagcaaaagcaaaaaaattgatgccgacaAG GATGCCGATGAATCCGAattgaataatgaaaaacaaaaattgaagaagaaaaagaagaagtttCTATTTTAA